A window of Benincasa hispida cultivar B227 chromosome 9, ASM972705v1, whole genome shotgun sequence genomic DNA:
CTTCCCCTTtttgaatgttttaaaaatCTTCTTCACCTTCCCCCCGCCCACCATTTTTCCTCCCAAAAACaactcttctttcttctcttcttcatcaAATTCCCCTTTTTGTTCATCCAAAATCCCCCAATTTCTCTTTCATTCCCAAGATTCCCCCACCAATTGATTCCATACAAACACTCACACACTACACAATTTGATTTCTTACCTCCAACTCTCAACAATGGCTGATGAACAGCACCAATCACAGCCACCATCctcgccgccgccgccgcctgGAGCTGGAAGAAGAGAGTCAgctaaagatgaagaagaagtcAATCCAGAAACCAAATCCAAATCTGCAGTTCGATGTAAGAACAACACCTTCTTTGGCAGACATAGAATCTCAGCAGCCATAACCAGACTCCAAAACGAAATCAATATCATCAATGTAATCGTTATTTCGTTTTACGATTCATAGATTTACCTCAAtcgccattttttttttaaatgataaatcgTAATGATGCAGGAAGAATTGCAACAGCTCGAGAACATAGGTGAATCCTCTACCGTCTGCGCGGGGTAAGAAGATTAATCAAATTcgttaaaagtttcaaaaaaatttcttaatcGTTTTGAATCGTCGTCTCCATTTCTCTAGGGCTTGATTTCTTTCTTTACCTGTTTACTTACAGATTCATCTCCAGCGTTGAATCGATTCCAGATCCTTTGCTTCCAGAGTAAGATTATGTCGCCATTAACATTAGCTATCCATCTAAGAATATAAATGAGAATTTCTTGCCCTAATCAACGAAGAATGATTGAAACTTTACAGAACGATCGGTCCGGCGGATGCGAACTGGGACCAGTGGTTCCGAGGAGCTCACGGTAGTCGCAACCATAGACGGTGGATCTGATTCCGGCGAACGAGAGAGATCCATTTTTGCAATCGCCGTTGATTTATAGGGTTTTGAGATCATCTTTTTTGTGATCGATTGCCGCCATAACCAGAATGTGGAGAAGAAGAACAGAAGACTTGGGAACTGAAACGACGACGTCGCATTCGGATCGTGtgtaaaagtttttttttttttttttttccccaatacgattttttttttttggttagtttattttctttttctcgaATTTAACTTTACAGTTCGACTTAGTCTTATTGTTTTTCATTACATGTTTAActtgtattttcaaattttataagtaactatttagtttttgtatTGTAAATGATTTAATTcttattgaaaaatattattaagattaaattaaaaattttacgCAAGTAGATCCATAAATTGATCGAGAATCAATTTTTCtcaatacaaaaatgaaaagttttaaaaaggaaaggttattaaaataaataatatgaacTAACCatctattttattaaaatttaaatattgttaAAGGGATATAGTCGAtattcttgtaattttttttcacttaaattataaatttaatgtcGAGTATAATTCAACTGACATTCGGATATGCTCGTAACCACGAAATCTATGTTCAAATTCTCTTACTCTCtcaattgttgtactaaaaaaaatataagcttaatcacaaattttaaaaagtttgtatTAGTTTTGTAAGCTTTAAATTTGGTGTCTCATTAGTTttataactttaaaatatatttgataagtctataaattttcaattttatatctataaggtctttacatatatatatataggtgcAACCCGTGGAGCACTCaagtattttgaaaattcaaatgacttattttttatcGAAGGActattcatttttatatatattattcacGATCACAGTTTAATGATTTATTATAAACCAAATTCAATTTTGTGTATAAAAGATTTGCTAGTTTTATAAAACGTTGCATATATCAaatatctattagatataaaattaaaagattaggataaaatttgtactttttttttctttctgatTCTTTTCCCCAAGTGTGAAACCGGTAGGAAGAAAAGACAGCTCAATGTGTTTTGGTTGTTCCACTAAAGTCCGTAGACAATTAAAAGATGTGAAGATAATATCTTATGTCTTGTGGCTTATtgtccttaaaaaaaatatactttatatttatttatataatttgttttgcttctttttcttttctggaaataaaaatattaataatttttatttttattaaagtacaaaataaaataaatagaagaACAGAAAAGATCTCCTCCTTCATTAAACAAAGGGTCAAAttgttatttttcattttttaaaataaaagtcaATTTGCGTTCATGTATACATATATTCACTTATTTTATATTGCATTAATGGATCAATTGAAATTGTCAGAATCAACTTGAGAAAGATTTTCCATGCTTGGGGAGGTGGTCAAAGAAATTGAAAGGatatttctttaattgtttttttttttttctaaattaaatttagtgAGATGTAAAATGTTAATTTGATAATACATAACTAAGCGAATTTGTGTTTTCTATCTGAAAAGAGTAACCTTATATTATTAATAAGATATGCTAACTCATAGAAAAGGATACCTTACCATTATGTCACTCAATTCCAACAATACTTTTTACAAAAGACTTCAGACCCGTTTTGGAatcacttaaaaaaataaaaataaaaaattcattttcatttatacacttttgatttttaaaaaaaaaaaacctttaaaaTAAAATCGTACATGTGATTAAGTAATATTCctcaaaaaagtgtttttacataaaaatatgtttgatttgttatatactaaagtatttttatcatcaaattactataaaagaaTTCGCTGATGGTAGTGGTAGCCAAAGCCGGCCGGCGACAATCGCTAGAATTCGCTGATGGTAGTGGTAGCCAAAGTCGGCCGGCGACAATCGCTTGACTGATGGTTGGCTAATAATGGTCGTGGAAGATTATGACCAGAATTTGTCAACAATGGTGGTAGGAGTTTCTCATACAAATTAGACAGATATTACTCATTAAAcactcaaaattcatttttctaaaaaacggtttcaaatatttatcctAAACTAGATAAGCTAATTTTCGTAAAATCCATTTTGAGTGGTTGACAAAtacttgaattttttaaaatgacttatttttaaattaatcccTGGAAAGGTATTCCAAACACCCCCTTCATTTATCTTTACTTTTCATAAGTAACATGAGTTAAATTACAAAGTTGATTTCTATGACgggaaaaaattagaatttagtctaTAATTTTAAAGGTTAGAATTTAATCCATATGGCTCGATAGAACCTCATAGACAGTCCCTCTGATTTGATaaaattcaagaactaaatTCTAATGGTAAACCATAAgaactatatttaaaaaaaaacatagggaccaaatttactgcctttatttattttattatgaattAGTGAGACAAGCATTACTTTAAATAGCAATAATACAATTTGAAAGTAGAgtaaagtaattttaaaaaaaaaatcaatttcattccCACGAATCAAATCCAATATTCTCAAGTCTATTTGAGCAAAAATTCAATATTCACATTTGAGCAAAAATTCAGACAAGTACAAATCCAATATTCTCAAGTCTTACCCAGCATAAAACTTGATCCAAAATACCCCACGTATTCCAACTTAGAAAATGAACACAGTgacccaaaaaataaaaagaaaatagaaattttttcttttaaaaaaaaaataatacatagtaaaaaataaaaaataaaaaataaaaaaaaggaggaggaggaggaggaggaggagaagtATGATCTTTTAAACACTTCCATTAAAAGTCAAAACTCAACAGTTTTACATGTTTACAACAAAATCCATGTAATCTATGTATACACCATCAACTCTAAGGAGGAAAAAggcaaaatataaaatgaacAAAGGAAGGAAATGTTACTCACCTTAACAGTGCCAGCCAGCTTTTACAACACCAAGCATGGAGCAAACTATGAAAACAATGTGTTGCTCAATAACGCCCACTATATGAACAAGGGATAACAAGCCCAAGCAATGATCAAACTCGAGTTCCATGGTGTATTATAATTACGTCATTTCAGCTGTGCGTACCTTTTCTTCTTCGCTGACTAAGTTTTCAGATTCCATTTTTTTGACGGTCTCCTGAATCTCAGAAATTGTTTCCGTGTCGACATTAGTGGAGAGTACTACAGGATCACTAGTGCTTCTAGCTCTTATAGAACCAGAATCTGGACTACCATGGCCAGAAACTTGTTCCTCTGATTGATTGGACCGATTCAAGGCATGACAATGTGGGCAGTAGTAAGTAATGAATGGGAAATCTTCCTTCTTGACAAGCCCTACAAAGGAATTAAATAGAGATGAAATGAAACTATAGTCTTACTTGTTAGTCTTCTTGTTGATTTTGTTCGACTTGAAAGAGGAAGTGGcatgtatttttatgttttagatgtgcataaaaatacaaattccACCTGCTTATGTACTCAAGAAACGTGTAGAATAGGTTTCACTCACCATTGTGCATATGGCAGTTGCCACAGATGAGTGCATAAGATTGTGTTGGATCCTCTCCCACGAGCAATGCGGCAATTCGAGCTAGCCATCCTCCATCATTAACAGCTGGTCCTTGGGGATTGTAATGATCGACGACCAACTGATTATGCTCAGAAGCATGAGGACCTTCAGATACTGCAGAGCGACGTGCATCTTCATCAGGATGATGCAATGAAGCACTACCTGCACTGCTGGAACGGGAGTGACCTTGTTTTCTGTTCCGAAGCCCACCACCAGCTTGTACAAATTCAACATCATTGCTCTTCCCTGATGGAACATTAGGGTTGGATTCATCGCCCAAACGAACTTTCAAGCCCGAATCTGCTCCCAACTTGGAAGCTAATACAGTTGCAGCAGCTGCCTTTGCAGCAGGGTCAGGGTCATATCTCTGTCAAAGCAAAAAAGGTACAGAAATAATCTACATGAATCCTCATCATAAAAACCAAGATCATGGGGCTTCAAAGAAAAAAAGGCTGCACAACTTTAACTATATTGTTCGATCCAGTTGGAAACATAACCCTCCGCACAAAAGCTATAGGGAAACAAATGAAAAGAAACCGTAGGTTAATCATCAGCATAATTGTATTTCAAACCCCATATTGCAATCATATGAAAGACTCGTGTTATTTTATCATCAAATGAGAAGAAGGTTTCCGGACCTATACAAACTTTAAAAAGCATCACATTTACTATCCACATTTATAACGAACAGGTTACATATTGTGTAGCAAATATCAGTCATTTTACATCAATATTAACTTGCCTCCATTTTGTTCATTTACAATAGGCTAATATGAAAATCCAATTTAAAGAACGCATAACGTCCTAAATACTTAGTTATTCAAAAGACGGGAAAATTGAGCTTTAAAAGACTGCAATAAAGGCACTGAGAAGGTTAAACCGATATGGGTCAGATAGCAAAACTGCTCTAATAAGTTGCAAGGAGAATCAAAGATTATAGAATTACCATGCTAAGCTCAAGaaataacaagaaaaaataTACTGGAAAAACAGAATTACCTGGATGAGCTGTTGAGTAATGTAATAATTTGTTTTCTCCTTaagttcatcaattttagcttgCCTCTCAGCTCGCAGCCTTTCAAGGGTTTTTTGGTCCTTCCGGTCACCTATTAAGTTGACAGTAAGTTATAGATTCAATATCGTGATAACATAATCCTAAGTTCCAATGTGCCAACAAAAAATACAGAAAATTTAACATAAAGTCTTaaactttcttttaaaaaaaaaaaaaaattatataaagtcTTCAACATATTATTAACGAAGATCACTTAGCTAGATTATAAAATCCAGGAAAAACAAGAATTTAAAAATCTCACAATGGCTTTCATTCAAAAGATCCAAGCCACTGCAAACTCACTAGGATGCTAGTACAGAATGCCAAGCATCCATGTCTTCCAAAGTACCAAATTCTTATTATGTCTCTCTACAAATATGCAGCGAACAAGGAATCGATAAAATATCAATAGCAATAGTAAGAACCAACACTACTAAAATCTGGATAGGATTTAAGAACGGCCATTCCCCATGTTCATTGTTAGAAGCAGACAACAGATACAATAGTCATAGATCCCATACAAGGTAAAAGAACCTATAATTTATAAACGCAGTGTAGTACTGTGGCCATCAATAGAATCCCAGATAACTATTGGCAACGCGATGCTTAAGAAGAAAGCAAGACTTGCTAGTGACATCAAACACTATAAACTAAGAAAGATGACAAAAAAGTAAGAAAATACACAGACTATTTAAAACCAAACCAATTTGACAGTCTACACATTCTGCCACGAGACTAACTAAATGCAAGAACATTCAGCCTTCGGTGTGAGGTTAGTCAATTATGATTCAACATATAACATATTCTCTGTAACGCTTCAATGATTTATATGTCCCGTCTCAAAATTGCATTGGCAAAACATGTAGACAAAAGATATGAGGGTGAAGGTCTTTCTAGGTACTTTCACCTTGGGAACTGGATAAAAATGACAAACTGAATGACAGTTTACCATTGATGTTGCTATCTCACACTTGGTACATTAGGTGTTAAAATTAGGATAAAAATTGAAACCATCTCTTGCCATACTCGGAGATCATCACAAAAGGTTGGAACAATATCGGGAGCAAATTTAACATACACTGTACTCACCCTTCATTagtaaaatattttttggaCAAGCTTTAACCTCctaccttattttttttttatttatttttttaaagaaaacctGTAATGTTGGTCAAAAGCATCTAAACTAGCACTCTTAGATATAGGACTATTCTTACTCCAGCTTTGGCCTTTGAGATTCATCTTCATGCCAGGGCATCATGTGCCAACAGCAAGTAAACTCCATTACTTTAGACGCATTTTTCCCACCAATTTCAGCACTTGGTTACATGTGTGGTTAACCATTACAATCAATAACTAACAAGAAAGAGAATCAACGAAAACAAAAAGTAAAGCGTATAGCAAGAAGCACTAACAAACAGAAACACCAGATACAACAAGGGGGAAAATGAACTATATGGAGTAAATATAAtgtcaataaaagaaaataacagaTAATCAAGTAGATACTTACACATTC
This region includes:
- the LOC120085332 gene encoding guanine nucleotide-binding protein subunit gamma 2-like, producing the protein MADEQHQSQPPSSPPPPPGAGRRESAKDEEEVNPETKSKSAVRCKNNTFFGRHRISAAITRLQNEINIINEELQQLENIGESSTVCAGFISSVESIPDPLLPETIGPADANWDQWFRGAHGSRNHRRWI
- the LOC120086379 gene encoding uncharacterized protein At2g24330 isoform X2, yielding MAEEKAAGEGEKKDTVADVTGKKKSRGFFSRLWNGIFRVRGDDFEKRLQHISKEEAAVLARLKRRSLTWRRMARNLIIFSVVFEIIAVCYAIITTRTVDMNWKMRAFRVLPMFLLPALSTLAYTTFLSFTRMCDRKDQKTLERLRAERQAKIDELKEKTNYYITQQLIQRYDPDPAAKAAAATVLASKLGADSGLKVRLGDESNPNVPSGKSNDVEFVQAGGGLRNRKQGHSRSSSAGSASLHHPDEDARRSAVSEGPHASEHNQLVVDHYNPQGPAVNDGGWLARIAALLVGEDPTQSYALICGNCHMHNGLVKKEDFPFITYYCPHCHALNRSNQSEEQVSGHGSPDSGSIRARSTSDPVVLSTNVDTETISEIQETVKKMESENLVSEEEKVRTAEMT
- the LOC120086379 gene encoding uncharacterized protein At2g24330 isoform X1, with amino-acid sequence MAEEKAAGEGEKKDTVADVTGKKKSRGFFSRLWNGIFRVRGDDFEKRLQHISKEEAAVLARLKRRSLTWRRMARNLIIFSVVFEIIAVCYAIITTRTVDMNWKMRAFRVLPMFLLPALSTLAYTTFLSFTRMCDRKDQKTLERLRAERQAKIDELKEKTNYYITQQLIQRYDPDPAAKAAAATVLASKLGADSGLKVRLGDESNPNVPSGKSNDVEFVQAGGGLRNRKQGHSRSSSAGSASLHHPDEDARRSAVSEGPHASEHNQLVVDHYNPQGPAVNDGGWLARIAALLVGEDPTQSYALICGNCHMHNGLVKKEDFPFITYYCPHCHALNRSNQSEEQVSGHGSPDSGSIRARSTSDPVVLSTNVDTETISEIQETVKKMESENLVSEEEKWALLSNTLFS